atgaagataattttaaaggTAGTAACGAATGgatagaaagttttaaaaataggcacggtattatttttcgaaaactttGTGGTGAAAGTGCATCTGTTCCGAAAAGTGCAAGCGAAGAACATTCCTGAAAACCCCATTGATAAAAACATTCCTGATTTAGTGAAAGGCTATgagccaaaaaatattttcaatgctgACGAGACAGGACTGTTTTATCAATGTTTGCCAGACAAAACTGCTATATTTAAAGATGAAGCATGCAGGGGAGGAAAACAAAGTAAAGCTCATTTGACATTGCTCTTAGCTGCAAATGAAGCAGGCACAGAGAAACTTCCTCCTCTCATGATCGGACGCTCAGAAAAGCCTAGATGCTTTTCTAAAGTAAAATCCTTCCCTTTTCCatacaaagcaaataaaaaatcttggaTGACGAGTGAAATCTTTGGAAATTGGTTAAAGTCCTTAGACAAATCCATGCGATTAAAAAAAANaaaaaagaaaaattattctttttatagacAACTGTAGTGCGCATAACAATCTGCctgaactgaaaaatgtttgTGTTAAGTATTTTCCCGCAAACACCACCTCAAAGCTTCAACCTATGGATCAGGGAGTAATCAgaagttttaaagttaactaCAGAAAACAGTTGATCTGCAAACTTGTAGATGCAATTGATGAAGGAAGTACCCTTTCCAAGATAAATGTACTGGATTCTATCAGAATGACAGACCACGCATGGGGAAATGTAACACAGAAGACCattcaaaatggttttaaaaaagctGGGTTTAAGAATGAGTGTGAAGAAGAGATGGGGATTATTGAATAAGAGAATGAAATTTCCGAAAAGGAAGCTGAAGAAACTTATATCACTGATGAAGAAATGATCGAAATAAATTCACAAGATtggaatgcaataaaatctggattaaatgtgaaaatttcctttgaagaatttttgcaagtgGATGACGCCTTGGCCACATGTGAAACTTTGACAGATTCGGAAATCGTCGATAATGTCAGATGCATTTCCGAAGACGAAAATGAAGTAGAC
The Parasteatoda tepidariorum isolate YZ-2023 unplaced genomic scaffold, CAS_Ptep_4.0 HiC_scaffold_12499, whole genome shotgun sequence DNA segment above includes these coding regions:
- the LOC122273942 gene encoding tigger transposable element-derived protein 6-like translates to MAGAKRKLNVLSIEEKMKILTFLDGNPLMKKNEVAVKLGLPESTLSTIIKNREAVEQKFHSSNKNVKKSRKCTFPDVDECVLKWFTQCRSSGILISGQIMQRKVEDFAKELGHEDNFKGSNEWIESFKNRHVKGYEPKNIFNADETGLFYQCLPDKTAIFKDEACRGGKQSKAHLTLLLAANEAGTEKLPPLMIGRSEKPRCFSKEAEETYITDEEMIEINSQDWNAIKSGLNVKISFEEFLQVDDALATCETLTDSEIVDNVRCISEDENEVDEDHIEAPKVTVKEAEKAVERSTNFLECQEN